In Aquimarina sp. TRL1, a single window of DNA contains:
- a CDS encoding tetratricopeptide repeat protein, with product MKNKLIVAYFLAIGAVGFAQKQELKEATKAIKSGNLEAASQALKSAEGLIEAAADKYKAQYYLLKGQVASATANGALEKIESAANAYNKAMEIEKASGSSKYTPVANEALVKLRQALIENAIKDQNAKDHSAAAKKLYLGFKTNPADTLYLYYAASNAVNAKEYDTALTYYNKLIDLNFTGIQTQYVATNKKTGKEEAFPAKNMRDISVKTGDFINPKTKKTDSKRGEIAKNIVLIYVSQGKNEEAMQAMANAKKENPNDASLMQAEADMYYKLGDVAKYKSIMEEIVKNDPENPDLFYNLGVSASRLGDNDKAVEYYKKAIDLKPGYEAAQVNVAAVILGKEKKIVDEMNGLGTSSKDYKRYEVLKKQREDVYREAVPYLEGALKANPDNVEALRTLMNIFYQLDDPKADELKTKLKALEGGN from the coding sequence ATGAAAAATAAACTTATTGTAGCGTATTTTTTAGCGATTGGAGCAGTAGGGTTTGCGCAAAAGCAAGAATTGAAAGAAGCGACCAAAGCTATTAAATCGGGTAATTTAGAAGCTGCTAGTCAAGCTTTAAAATCTGCAGAAGGATTGATAGAAGCTGCAGCTGATAAGTACAAAGCGCAATACTATTTGTTAAAGGGGCAAGTTGCTTCGGCAACAGCTAATGGGGCTTTGGAAAAAATTGAAAGTGCAGCAAATGCATATAACAAAGCAATGGAAATTGAGAAAGCATCAGGAAGTAGTAAGTATACTCCTGTAGCTAATGAAGCATTGGTTAAATTGCGTCAAGCCTTAATCGAAAATGCGATTAAAGATCAAAATGCAAAAGATCATTCGGCTGCTGCAAAAAAATTGTATTTAGGGTTTAAAACTAATCCGGCAGATACATTATACCTATATTATGCTGCTTCTAATGCTGTGAATGCAAAAGAATATGATACAGCATTAACGTATTATAACAAATTAATAGACCTTAATTTTACAGGAATTCAGACACAATATGTAGCTACAAATAAGAAAACAGGAAAAGAAGAAGCATTTCCTGCTAAGAATATGCGAGATATTTCTGTAAAAACAGGAGACTTTATTAATCCTAAGACGAAAAAAACTGATTCAAAAAGAGGAGAAATTGCAAAAAATATCGTTTTGATTTATGTAAGTCAGGGGAAGAATGAAGAAGCAATGCAGGCAATGGCAAATGCGAAGAAAGAAAACCCTAATGATGCTTCTTTGATGCAGGCAGAAGCTGACATGTACTACAAGTTAGGAGATGTAGCGAAGTATAAGTCGATCATGGAAGAAATCGTTAAAAATGACCCTGAAAACCCAGACTTATTCTATAACCTAGGGGTAAGCGCTTCTAGATTAGGAGATAATGATAAGGCTGTTGAGTACTATAAAAAAGCAATTGACTTAAAACCAGGATACGAAGCAGCGCAAGTTAATGTTGCAGCTGTAATTCTAGGGAAAGAGAAGAAAATTGTTGATGAAATGAACGGGTTAGGTACTTCTAGTAAAGATTATAAGAGATATGAAGTGCTTAAGAAACAAAGAGAGGATGTGTATAGAGAAGCTGTTCCTTACCTAGAGGGAGCGCTAAAGGCAAATCCTGATAATGTAGAGGCATTACGTACATTAATGAATATTTTCTATCAATTGGATGATCCAAAGGCTGATGAGTTAAAAACCAAACTTAAAGCATTAGAAGGAGGAAACTAA